In Motacilla alba alba isolate MOTALB_02 chromosome 2, Motacilla_alba_V1.0_pri, whole genome shotgun sequence, the DNA window ACACATTTTTAGAGGAGCCCAGGGACAATTTCACAGGGATGCTAACTTTCTGCGGCTGGCACGGAATACGCCCGGAGGGGGCGAAACCACGCCGAGACAAAGCCGGGGCTGATTCCCGCACGGCGCGGGCAGGGGATGGGCAGCGGGCAGGGCAAGGACAGCGGGCTGCGGGCTGCGGTAGGGGCAGGGACCGGGCAGAGGCGGCACGTACCGGGCAGGGACGGCCGGCTGGGGCAGGGGCCGGCGGCTGTGCCCTCCCGCTCGGCCCGGTGCCGGTTCCGACCCGCGCACGGACATGACTAAGCAGCACCTCTCCCTccgcggccgctcccgccgggCTGCCCGCCCCGCACCCGCGCACGGCGCGGACTCACctgcccgccccggccccgccggcccgcGGCGCGGCTCCTCCGCAGGGGCCGCGGCTCCTCCGCCCCGCTCCAGCCGCTCCAGCGCCGCCCCGCTCCAgccgctccgcgccgccccGCAGCCGCCCCGCTCCAGCCGCGCACTCCCCGcgcccgcggagccgccgcctcTCGCcgccggggcgggccgggggctgccgTCAGCCGCGGCTGACGCAGGGCTCTTCCTGCCGGGGATGAAGCCCCCGGCGGCCGCCAGCCGGGAGCCCCCGCGCCCGGCGGCGCTCGGGGCGGCCGGGGACCCCCCGCGCCCGCGGTAGGGCGGCGCTTCCCCCGCTCCCGGCGCGGGCAGCGCagcgcctcccgccgccgccgcgcccgccgcagCCCGGAGGAGCCCGGAGGAGCCCGGAGGAGCCCggcgccccgcagccccggcatGGAGCGCCCGCTCAACCTCAGCTGCCTCGCCGATACGACGCCGGACAGCGGCAACAGGAGCGGGTCCTCCGCCGGCCCCGAGGGCGGCCAGGCCCCTCTCTCCGTCTTCAGCGTGTTGGTTCTCACCCTGTTGGCCATGCTGGTGGTGGCCACGTTCCTTTGGAACGGGCTGGTCCTGGCCACCATCCTCCGCGTGCGCAGTTTCCACCGGGTGCCCCACAACCTGGTGGCCTCCATGGCCATCTCTGACGTGATGGTGGCAGCCCTCGTCATGCCCCTCAGCTTGGTGCACGAGCTGTCCGGGCGGCGGTGGCGGCTGGGCCGGTCGCTCTGCCAGGTGTGGATCTCCTTCGAcgtgctgtgctgcactgccagCATCTGGAATGTCACGGCCATTGCCCTCGACCGCTACTGGTCCATCACCCGCCACCTGGAGTACACGCTCCGCACGCGGCGCCGCATCTCCAACATCATGATTGCTCTTACCTGGGCACTCTCTGCCTTCATCTCTCTGGCCCCACTGCTCTTTGGCTGGGGAGAGACTTACTCAGAGGACAGTGAAGAGTGCCAAGTCAGCCAGGAGCCTTCCTACACCATCTTCTCCACCTTTGGAGCTTTCTACCTGCCCCTCTGCGTGGTGCTCTTTGTGTACTGGAAGATCTACAGGGCTGCCAAGTTTCGAATCGGATCTCGCAAGAGCAACTCCATCACCCCCATTACACCAGAAGCACTGGAGGTAGGTCAGCTTGGTTGTGTTTTGCTCGGGtcaagcactggcagcaggcAAGCCTTTGTAGAAGTGGGGGAAACTTAAACCAAAAGTGTGCAAATGAACAGTGGTCCACCAAAGCCCTGTGGATCCTGGAGGCTTCCAAGGGAAGGCAGACTGCAAAGCTTGCAAACCCAGTCTGTTGGCTCCTTCCGAGCCCCCAGCTGTGAGCACTCAAGGTGCACCTAAAGCAACTTTGGGACATACTGCGAGCCTGAGCTCCATGTGGGCGAGCGGTGACTCACAGATGTCCCCCCATGGAATGCTGAATCAGTGCTCACCAGCATGAGTAAGGGGTCACTGTCCCTCCCCTGGGGATGCAAGGGGACAGTGGATGGATGGGCAGCTGGGTCTGCTGGGGACGATACCCTGGCAACCAACGGTGGCTTTGGGGACTCTGTGAATTTACCCAGACAGAAAGCACTTGTGCAGAATGTCCTTGGAAATCATTCCTAATCATGACTGCGTCGTGTCAGTTCATCCCAGGCACGGTGACTCTGCACTGTAAAGACTTCTTGCAGGGAGGAAGCAAATGTGtgctaattttctttcctctcctacCAAGTATTCTTAAACTCAATGGGTTTAGAGGAAGTGAGCAGACTTCTGTGCACAGCATGTGGGTGTGTGCCTGTTCTGCTGATCTGATTGTAAGCGGGGAAGTAATCTTATTGTGCTGCACTGTGAGTAACCCCAGGTACCCTCAGTACTCTCTCTAGGTTCTAATCTCACTTAAATAGTCTCCATCACCCAGAAGAGGTTATACAGCCACCTTGCCCTCAGCTAGAGTGTGACGTGCACGGCCTGTGTTTCCCCTGGAGCCCTGGTCCTCGCTTGCACTGTTGGGCTCTGTACCTGCCGTGTGGAGTCACCTGACTGGGGTACATATGGTGcaatttgtgtttgtgtttggcAGGTGAAAgaagctgcccagcagccacagatGGTCTTCACTGTCCGTCACGCCACTGTTACGTTCCAGACGGACGGAGACACGTGgagagagcagaaggaaaagaaagctgccCTCATGGTGGGCATCCTTATTGGGGTGTTCGTGCTCTGCTGGATCCCCTTCTTCATTACAGAGCTCATCAACCCACTCTGCTCATGTGACATCCCACCCGTTTGGAAGAGCATTTTTCTATGGCTGGGCTattcaaattccttttttaatccACTCATCTACACTGCTTTCAACAAAAACTACAACAATGCCTTCAGGAACCTATTCTTTAGGCAGCAGTGAGCAGAAAAGgctttcctgctgccccaggaagCTGATTTTAAGTGGCAATGATTCTGACCAAATTCCTGAGGAAGTTCAAAGCCACAGATACTGAGGTGATGTTAAAGATCCATCGCCATGGGTTGTACGTCCCAGACCCAGTCCCTAGGCAGgctctccatcccagcctcttagctgctgtttttcctgcaAGTAGCATGTAAGggcttctcctgccagcagcctggcatCCTCGCTCCAGTGCCCTGCTGcattcctcctgcctccccagtGATGCTCTGTTTGGTGGCACCAGAGGTGCAGAGGAGTCCACTGGCAAAGAATCTCCCAGCATTAATCACCTTTGTCCCATGCGCAGAGCTGGGACCCTATAACACCAGGAGGTTTTGTGATTACACATGGGAGCACATATTTTATGGCTTGTCTGAACACA includes these proteins:
- the HTR5A gene encoding 5-hydroxytryptamine receptor 5A, with product MERPLNLSCLADTTPDSGNRSGSSAGPEGGQAPLSVFSVLVLTLLAMLVVATFLWNGLVLATILRVRSFHRVPHNLVASMAISDVMVAALVMPLSLVHELSGRRWRLGRSLCQVWISFDVLCCTASIWNVTAIALDRYWSITRHLEYTLRTRRRISNIMIALTWALSAFISLAPLLFGWGETYSEDSEECQVSQEPSYTIFSTFGAFYLPLCVVLFVYWKIYRAAKFRIGSRKSNSITPITPEALEVKEAAQQPQMVFTVRHATVTFQTDGDTWREQKEKKAALMVGILIGVFVLCWIPFFITELINPLCSCDIPPVWKSIFLWLGYSNSFFNPLIYTAFNKNYNNAFRNLFFRQQ